From the Hyphomicrobium sp. ghe19 genome, one window contains:
- the bchI gene encoding magnesium chelatase ATPase subunit I: MRATFPFTAILGQEDMKLALLAGAVDPSIGGVLVFGDRGTGKSTAVRGLADLLPLMRAVSGCRYHCDPGANGSGCEECQKRGRDGPLPSELLPVPVVDLPLGATEDRIIGALDLERALTRGEKAFETGLLARAHRGFLYIDEVNLLEDHLVDLLLDVAASGENVVEREGLSIRHPARFVLIGSGNPEEGELRPQLLDRFGLSVEVRAPEDVATRIEIVKRRDAFERDPASFTKKWLAETDRVRDQIKSARDRLASVVLSEDTLERAAGLCVKLGTDGLRGELTVVRAARAVAALEGSDVVTDVHLRRVAPSALRHRLRRNPLDESGSTARIERTLEDVFRA; encoded by the coding sequence ATGCGAGCCACCTTTCCTTTCACTGCCATCCTCGGCCAGGAGGACATGAAGCTCGCGCTCCTTGCGGGCGCGGTCGATCCGTCGATTGGAGGCGTGCTCGTCTTCGGCGATCGAGGCACCGGCAAATCAACAGCCGTGCGCGGTTTGGCGGACTTGCTACCGCTGATGCGTGCCGTCTCCGGATGCCGTTATCATTGCGACCCCGGCGCGAACGGCTCGGGTTGCGAAGAGTGCCAGAAGCGCGGCCGCGATGGTCCGCTCCCGAGTGAACTGCTCCCTGTGCCCGTCGTCGATCTCCCGCTCGGCGCCACCGAGGATCGCATCATCGGCGCACTCGATCTCGAGAGGGCTCTAACGCGCGGCGAAAAGGCGTTCGAGACTGGTCTTCTCGCACGCGCGCATCGCGGCTTTCTTTACATCGACGAGGTGAACCTCCTCGAAGACCACCTCGTCGATCTGTTGCTCGACGTGGCGGCATCGGGCGAAAACGTCGTCGAGCGTGAGGGTCTGAGCATTCGCCATCCCGCTCGCTTCGTTCTGATCGGAAGCGGCAACCCCGAAGAGGGAGAGTTGCGCCCGCAGTTGCTGGATCGCTTCGGTTTATCGGTCGAGGTCAGAGCGCCTGAGGATGTCGCGACCCGCATCGAAATCGTCAAGCGCCGCGACGCGTTCGAGAGAGATCCAGCGAGCTTTACAAAAAAATGGCTCGCCGAAACCGATCGTGTACGAGATCAGATCAAGTCGGCTCGCGACAGACTTGCCTCGGTCGTCCTATCCGAAGACACGCTCGAGCGAGCGGCTGGTCTCTGCGTAAAACTCGGCACCGATGGACTCCGCGGTGAATTGACGGTCGTGCGCGCGGCGCGCGCCGTAGCAGCGCTCGAAGGAAGCGACGTCGTCACCGATGTTCATCTGCGCCGGGTCGCGCCCTCAGCACTTCGTCATCGGCTGCGCCGCAATCCACTCGATGAAAGCGGATCGACAGCACGCATCGAACGTACGCTCGAGGACGTATTCCGTGCATGA
- a CDS encoding magnesium chelatase subunit D, producing the protein MHDETHAADESQLADAMLAAAVFASAPAHAGGVILQAGAGHERETWLQYVLSLLPVAAPVRRVPIHINDDRLLGGLDLAATLATGRPVAQRGILQEADGGILILPSAERLTPALASRLAAAMDLGAVALQRDGFAESAPARFGFIAFDEGRSTDESPPSVLLDRAALHVRLPYARRTNIPHEAFTREQIAQAGEVAASVSVADDIISVLCDTASALGILSANVVLQALRVSRVLAALAGQSSVSEDDAVTTVRLVMAPRATRLPEMPRDTSHETEPEPPQQSPENAPEDEATAQLGDVLIAAAKAALPPHLLDLLRSNDRPKASRSSSGKEGLKKISPRHGRPVGVKSGSISRGGRLNVVETLRTAAPWQRIRRQELANVPERQDRIAVRAADFRIWKLKQRGETVTVFLVDASGSTAMQRLGEAKGAVEILLSECYCRRDYAALIAFSGRGSELLLPPTRSLARAKRNLSDLPGGGGTPLASGIDAAIELCEAVRRKGQAPSVVMLTDGRANLSRDGKPGRARATEDAVLAAQSLRKMRIPALVIDTSAKPNAPVARIADAMGATYLPLAHADAGTLSNAVKAQAGQSYRP; encoded by the coding sequence GTGCATGACGAAACGCACGCCGCGGACGAAAGTCAGTTAGCCGATGCAATGCTCGCGGCGGCCGTCTTCGCGTCGGCCCCAGCGCACGCGGGCGGCGTTATATTGCAGGCTGGCGCGGGGCATGAGCGCGAGACATGGCTGCAATACGTCTTGTCTCTCTTACCTGTAGCTGCGCCGGTCCGCCGTGTTCCCATTCACATCAACGATGACAGGCTGCTTGGCGGTCTCGATCTCGCAGCAACCCTCGCGACGGGACGACCCGTCGCGCAGCGCGGCATTCTACAAGAGGCCGATGGCGGCATACTCATCCTTCCCAGCGCGGAGCGGCTGACACCAGCACTCGCGAGCCGCCTTGCCGCAGCAATGGATTTAGGCGCCGTGGCGCTTCAACGCGATGGGTTTGCCGAAAGTGCCCCGGCTCGTTTCGGCTTCATCGCGTTCGACGAAGGCCGATCAACAGACGAGTCCCCGCCCTCGGTGCTTCTCGACCGCGCGGCGCTGCACGTCAGACTGCCATATGCCCGAAGAACGAACATTCCTCATGAGGCTTTCACGCGCGAGCAAATCGCACAGGCGGGAGAGGTCGCAGCCTCGGTGTCCGTCGCCGACGACATTATCTCGGTGCTCTGCGATACCGCGTCGGCACTCGGCATATTATCCGCGAACGTCGTTCTTCAAGCCTTGCGGGTATCACGCGTGCTCGCGGCGCTCGCTGGCCAAAGCAGTGTTTCCGAAGACGACGCGGTTACGACTGTCCGCTTGGTCATGGCGCCCCGCGCCACAAGGCTCCCCGAGATGCCTAGAGACACTTCGCACGAGACCGAACCGGAGCCGCCGCAGCAATCGCCTGAAAATGCCCCGGAAGACGAAGCAACCGCCCAACTGGGGGACGTTCTCATAGCCGCCGCCAAAGCTGCGTTACCTCCACATCTACTGGACCTTTTGCGATCCAATGATCGCCCAAAAGCGAGCAGGTCCTCGTCCGGCAAGGAGGGCCTGAAAAAAATTTCCCCGCGGCATGGCCGTCCCGTCGGCGTAAAATCCGGCTCCATCAGCAGGGGCGGGCGATTGAATGTTGTGGAAACACTACGCACAGCCGCACCCTGGCAGCGCATTCGCCGCCAGGAATTGGCAAACGTGCCGGAGCGCCAGGATCGCATTGCCGTGAGAGCAGCCGACTTCCGCATTTGGAAACTCAAGCAGCGCGGGGAAACAGTCACCGTATTCCTCGTCGATGCTTCAGGATCGACAGCAATGCAACGGCTTGGCGAAGCCAAAGGCGCCGTCGAAATCCTCCTATCCGAATGCTACTGCCGCCGAGACTACGCAGCTCTGATCGCATTCAGTGGCCGCGGCAGCGAGTTGCTTCTGCCGCCGACGAGATCGCTCGCGCGCGCCAAACGAAATCTTTCTGATCTTCCGGGTGGCGGCGGCACCCCGCTCGCATCCGGCATCGACGCCGCCATCGAGCTTTGCGAAGCAGTGAGACGCAAGGGCCAGGCGCCGAGCGTCGTCATGCTGACTGACGGCCGCGCAAATCTCAGCCGCGACGGCAAACCGGGCCGCGCGCGCGCCACCGAGGATGCGGTGCTCGCGGCGCAATCTCTACGCAAGATGCGAATTCCGGCTCTCGTTATCGATACATCCGCGAAGCCGAACGCGCCCGTCGCGCGTATTGCAGACGCCATGGGCGCCACGTATTTGCCACTCGCTCACGCCGACGCCGGCACGCTGTCGAATGCTGTCAAAGCCCAAGCCGGCCAGAGTTACCGGCCGTGA
- a CDS encoding phytoene/squalene synthase family protein, whose amino-acid sequence MSSSDIAACRKLLRGGSRTFYMASFLLPRSVRESASALYAFCRLADDAVDVEGGSLAAIAELRGRLDLAYSGRPLSRPIDRAFAETISRYGIPRELPEGLITGLEWDAVSRRYDTLEDLEAYAVRVAGTVGAMMALLMGTTSPELIARACDLGVAMQLTNIARDVGEDARMGRLYLPASWLNEAGIDTEAWLAKPSFSPELECVIARLLETADTFYERADPAIHQLPISCRPGIRAARLLYAEIGHELRRTGFDSVSSRAVVPTRRKLELCGTALGALQSRPKYLSSGNVREARFIVEAVASAAFDGGAARLPSWWDIRGRTLRLLDILEQIERRDLAARHSEAPSELIA is encoded by the coding sequence ATGAGCAGTTCCGACATTGCCGCTTGCCGCAAACTGCTACGCGGCGGATCGCGAACCTTCTATATGGCTTCCTTTCTCCTGCCGCGCAGCGTGAGAGAATCGGCGTCGGCACTTTACGCATTTTGCCGACTCGCCGACGACGCGGTCGACGTCGAAGGCGGGAGCTTGGCGGCAATCGCCGAACTTCGCGGCCGGCTTGATCTCGCATATTCGGGCCGACCGCTATCAAGGCCCATCGATCGGGCGTTCGCGGAAACGATCTCACGATATGGAATTCCGAGAGAGCTGCCCGAAGGCTTGATCACCGGCCTCGAATGGGATGCGGTGTCCCGCCGGTACGATACGCTCGAAGATCTTGAAGCTTATGCCGTCCGCGTCGCGGGCACCGTCGGCGCAATGATGGCGCTACTGATGGGCACGACATCGCCGGAGCTGATTGCCCGCGCCTGCGATCTCGGCGTCGCGATGCAATTGACCAACATCGCACGAGACGTCGGTGAAGATGCCCGTATGGGGCGGCTCTATTTGCCGGCTTCATGGCTGAACGAAGCAGGCATCGACACGGAGGCATGGCTTGCGAAACCCTCGTTCTCGCCAGAATTGGAATGTGTCATCGCGCGCCTCCTGGAGACGGCAGATACGTTTTACGAGCGCGCCGATCCGGCTATTCATCAGCTGCCGATATCGTGCCGGCCCGGCATCCGCGCGGCGCGGCTCCTCTATGCCGAAATAGGGCACGAATTGCGCCGGACGGGCTTCGATTCAGTATCGAGCCGAGCCGTCGTCCCGACGCGCCGTAAGCTGGAGCTGTGCGGCACCGCACTCGGCGCGCTTCAATCCAGACCGAAATATCTATCGAGCGGCAACGTCCGCGAGGCTCGATTCATCGTCGAGGCCGTCGCATCCGCGGCGTTCGATGGCGGCGCCGCTCGCCTACCGAGCTGGTGGGATATTCGCGGCCGTACGCTGCGCCTTCTCGACATCCTCGAACAGATCGAGCGCCGCGATCTTGCAGCGCGCCATTCGGAGGCACCGAGCGAACTCATCGCTTGA
- a CDS encoding response regulator yields MTPQLGTILSIEDNDTDFMTLEFALRSAGVKNPLERLDNGSAALQILVDDDANSPVLKASLVLLDLNLPGVDGLQLLKALRARDPGRRTPVLVLSTSSHPRDIDACYLAGADGYLVKPFELEAWESDVGGVAERWLSETARDRVPQKSADKPPIVSKKCKSRVSKLAKLDPEIHRAMLTRTIEGEIIPRLLLAHGGLKSARRGSGDINIEETADEVAELVHLVLASDIKIATSYIETRRLRGVTLEALFHALIVPAARLIGDLWKADICSFHEFSEGLARLQLMLAELQPKPDNSTLH; encoded by the coding sequence ACGATACCGACTTCATGACGCTTGAATTCGCCCTGCGGTCTGCAGGCGTCAAGAACCCTTTGGAGCGGCTGGATAACGGCAGCGCGGCCTTGCAGATACTGGTCGATGATGATGCCAATTCGCCGGTTCTGAAGGCGTCGCTCGTTCTCCTCGATCTCAATCTCCCGGGTGTCGATGGGCTGCAGTTGCTCAAGGCGCTCCGGGCCCGCGATCCCGGACGGCGGACACCGGTACTCGTTCTCTCCACGTCATCGCATCCCCGAGACATTGACGCCTGCTATCTTGCGGGAGCTGATGGATATTTGGTCAAGCCGTTCGAACTCGAAGCTTGGGAATCCGATGTCGGCGGCGTTGCTGAACGGTGGCTCTCAGAAACCGCCCGTGATCGGGTCCCGCAAAAAAGCGCCGATAAGCCACCAATTGTTTCCAAGAAATGCAAATCCCGAGTATCCAAGCTAGCGAAGCTCGATCCTGAAATACACCGAGCAATGCTCACGCGCACCATCGAAGGCGAAATCATTCCGAGGTTGCTGCTTGCACACGGCGGTTTGAAATCGGCGCGCCGAGGCTCGGGTGACATAAACATCGAAGAAACCGCTGATGAGGTTGCGGAACTTGTTCATCTGGTTCTCGCCAGCGATATAAAAATAGCGACATCCTATATTGAGACGAGACGGCTGCGGGGCGTCACGCTCGAAGCGTTGTTTCACGCCCTTATTGTTCCGGCCGCTCGCCTGATCGGAGACTTATGGAAGGCTGACATCTGCAGCTTTCACGAATTTTCCGAAGGCTTGGCGCGCTTGCAGCTGATGCTCGCCGAGCTTCAACCGAAGCCTGATAACAGCACGCTTCACTGA
- a CDS encoding phytoene desaturase: MLAPNSDRPHAIIIGSGFGGLAAAVRLGARGYRVTILEKLDCAGGRASVFRQDGFTFDAGPTIVTAPFLFEELWRLCGRELADDVELKPLTPFYRIRFDDGGIFNCCGDPKTMRDEVARFSPEDVNGYERFMRLAEDIYAIGFEQLGHVPFTSLWDMARVLPELIRLKSYRSVHALVSKHVRDPRIRFVLSFHSLFIGGNPFNVTSIYGLISFLERRWGVHFPMGGMGKLVEGLVRLIEEQGGEIRYDAEVQEILIDGKTANGVRLANGKIIKSDIVVSNADSAWTYHNLLPERARRRWNNRKLDKGRYSMGLFVWYFGTSRCYPEIPHHMILLGPRYRELLQDIFQKKHLADDMSLYLHRPTATDPALAPEGCDAFYVLSPVPNLDAKIDWETKAEAYRRAIAERLNEVALPGFEKHIVTSRTMSPLDFQHRLLSYKGAGFGLEPVLTQSAWFRPHNRSEDIENLYLVGAGTHPGAGVPGVLSSARILETIVPDAAAFKREPDR, encoded by the coding sequence ATGCTGGCTCCGAATAGCGACCGACCTCACGCGATCATCATCGGCAGTGGCTTTGGCGGACTCGCCGCCGCCGTGAGGCTCGGCGCCCGCGGCTATCGCGTTACGATCCTCGAAAAGCTCGACTGTGCAGGCGGCCGCGCCAGCGTCTTCCGCCAGGACGGTTTCACATTCGACGCTGGCCCGACCATCGTCACCGCGCCGTTTCTCTTCGAGGAGCTTTGGCGGCTTTGCGGCCGCGAGCTGGCGGACGACGTCGAGCTGAAGCCTTTGACGCCGTTCTACCGCATCAGATTCGATGACGGCGGCATCTTTAATTGTTGCGGCGATCCGAAGACGATGCGGGACGAGGTCGCCCGCTTCTCTCCCGAAGACGTCAACGGCTACGAGCGCTTCATGCGCCTTGCCGAGGATATCTACGCTATTGGCTTCGAGCAGCTCGGCCACGTCCCCTTCACGTCGCTGTGGGATATGGCGCGCGTTCTCCCCGAACTTATACGCCTGAAGAGTTATCGAAGCGTCCACGCACTCGTTTCCAAACACGTTCGCGACCCCCGCATTCGCTTCGTGCTGAGCTTCCATTCGCTGTTCATCGGCGGCAACCCCTTCAACGTGACATCGATCTACGGATTGATCTCCTTCCTCGAACGGCGATGGGGCGTCCACTTTCCGATGGGTGGAATGGGCAAGCTCGTCGAAGGCCTCGTCCGGCTGATCGAAGAACAGGGCGGCGAAATTCGCTACGACGCAGAGGTTCAGGAAATCCTGATCGATGGCAAAACCGCGAACGGCGTGCGCCTCGCGAACGGCAAGATCATCAAATCCGACATCGTCGTTTCAAATGCCGATTCCGCCTGGACCTACCACAACCTCCTCCCCGAAAGAGCGCGCCGGCGCTGGAACAACCGGAAACTCGACAAGGGGCGCTACTCGATGGGCTTGTTCGTTTGGTACTTCGGCACGTCGCGATGCTACCCCGAAATTCCCCATCACATGATTTTGCTCGGTCCGCGGTATCGCGAGCTTCTACAGGACATCTTCCAGAAGAAGCATCTCGCTGACGACATGAGTCTTTACTTGCATAGACCGACGGCGACGGATCCTGCACTTGCGCCCGAAGGCTGTGACGCGTTTTACGTGCTTTCGCCCGTGCCCAATCTCGACGCTAAGATCGATTGGGAAACAAAAGCCGAAGCGTACCGGCGCGCCATCGCGGAGCGGCTGAACGAGGTCGCGCTTCCCGGCTTCGAAAAGCACATCGTCACATCGCGAACCATGTCGCCACTCGACTTTCAGCATCGCCTCCTCTCCTACAAAGGCGCGGGCTTCGGGCTCGAACCGGTGTTGACGCAGAGCGCATGGTTCCGGCCCCACAACCGCAGCGAAGATATTGAGAACCTCTATCTCGTCGGTGCCGGAACACATCCGGGCGCCGGCGTACCCGGCGTTCTTTCATCGGCCCGTATACTTGAAACGATCGTGCCCGACGCAGCCGCATTCAAACGAGAGCCAGATCGATGA
- the dxs gene encoding 1-deoxy-D-xylulose-5-phosphate synthase, with amino-acid sequence MKTREKATGSSSTPLLDDVKTPCDLRRLPQSSLQQFGDELRRETINAVSVTGGHLGAGLGVVELTVALHYIFNTPDDRLIWDVGHQAYPHKIITGRRDRIRTLRQPGGLSGFTKRTESPYDPFGAAHSSTSVSAGLGMSVARDLKGEKNNVICVIGDGAMSAGMAYEAMNNAGTRDARLIVILNDNDMSIAPPTGALSKYLARTTSSGTYIHLRDIAKQLARKLPKQWERRAARFEEMSRTYWSGGALFEELGFFYVGPVDGHDLDQLVPVLRNVRDTKQGPILVHVVTKKGKGYEPAEAAADKYHGVVKFDVISGAQVKPKPAAPAYTRIFGESLVAEARKDSRIVAITAAMPEGTGVDLFAREFPDRAFDVGIAEQHAVTFAAGLAAEGMKPFAAIYSTFLQRAFDQVVHDVAIQRLPVRFAIDRAGYVGADGPTHAGSFDITFLSCLPGFTIMAPADEAELRHMVATAAMHDDGPCAFRYPRGEGSGVMLPAEGTPLAIGKGRIVREGSAVALLSLGGRLADCLQAADQLAAAGLSTTIADARFAKPIDQDLIRQLARHHEVLITVEEGAIGGFGCQVMQFLNTEGMLDGRIRMRSLFMPDEFAEQDKPASMYANAGLDARGIVAAVFRALGREIRAAGLHA; translated from the coding sequence ATGAAAACCCGCGAGAAAGCTACCGGAAGTTCAAGCACACCGCTATTGGACGATGTGAAAACGCCATGTGATCTTCGGCGGCTACCGCAATCATCACTGCAGCAATTTGGAGACGAGCTTCGCCGCGAAACCATCAATGCCGTATCGGTGACCGGTGGCCACCTCGGTGCCGGCCTTGGAGTCGTCGAGCTGACGGTGGCACTGCACTACATCTTCAACACGCCTGACGATCGCTTGATTTGGGACGTCGGCCACCAAGCTTATCCGCATAAAATCATCACAGGCCGCCGCGACCGCATTCGCACGTTGCGCCAGCCCGGCGGCCTATCGGGCTTCACCAAGCGAACCGAAAGTCCCTACGATCCGTTCGGTGCGGCGCATTCTTCGACATCGGTGTCGGCCGGACTCGGCATGAGCGTCGCACGCGATCTCAAGGGCGAGAAGAATAACGTCATCTGCGTTATTGGCGACGGCGCCATGAGCGCCGGCATGGCCTATGAGGCTATGAACAATGCCGGCACTCGCGATGCCCGACTGATCGTGATCCTGAACGACAACGACATGTCGATCGCACCTCCGACGGGCGCCCTGTCGAAATATCTCGCAAGGACAACGTCCAGCGGGACGTACATTCACCTCAGAGACATCGCCAAGCAGCTCGCCAGGAAGCTGCCAAAGCAGTGGGAGCGCCGCGCCGCCCGTTTCGAAGAAATGTCTCGCACCTACTGGTCGGGGGGCGCGCTCTTTGAAGAGCTAGGCTTCTTCTATGTCGGGCCAGTCGATGGGCATGACCTCGATCAGCTGGTGCCCGTCCTGAGAAACGTGCGCGATACGAAGCAAGGTCCTATCCTCGTCCACGTCGTAACGAAGAAGGGCAAAGGGTACGAACCGGCGGAGGCGGCAGCCGATAAATATCACGGCGTGGTCAAATTCGACGTGATCTCCGGCGCGCAGGTAAAGCCCAAGCCGGCGGCTCCAGCTTATACGCGCATATTCGGCGAAAGCCTTGTCGCGGAGGCACGGAAGGATTCGCGCATCGTCGCCATCACTGCCGCCATGCCGGAAGGCACTGGCGTCGATCTCTTCGCGCGTGAATTTCCCGATCGCGCGTTCGACGTTGGAATTGCCGAACAGCATGCGGTGACGTTCGCGGCGGGATTGGCGGCGGAAGGCATGAAGCCGTTTGCCGCCATTTATTCGACGTTTTTGCAGCGGGCCTTCGATCAAGTCGTTCACGACGTTGCCATTCAACGGCTGCCAGTCAGGTTCGCGATCGATCGAGCCGGATATGTCGGCGCCGACGGTCCGACGCACGCCGGATCTTTCGACATCACGTTTCTGAGCTGTCTGCCGGGCTTCACGATCATGGCTCCCGCCGACGAAGCGGAACTCCGCCACATGGTGGCAACCGCCGCTATGCACGACGATGGACCATGCGCGTTCCGCTATCCCCGCGGCGAAGGCAGCGGCGTCATGCTTCCTGCAGAAGGAACACCGCTCGCTATCGGCAAGGGTCGCATAGTCCGCGAAGGCTCGGCGGTCGCGCTGCTGTCACTCGGGGGCCGGCTGGCTGACTGCCTTCAGGCTGCCGATCAGCTCGCAGCCGCTGGGCTATCCACCACGATCGCGGACGCCCGGTTCGCCAAACCCATCGACCAAGACCTCATACGGCAATTGGCGCGCCACCACGAAGTCCTGATTACCGTTGAAGAAGGCGCAATCGGCGGATTCGGATGCCAGGTCATGCAGTTCTTGAACACCGAAGGCATGCTGGACGGGCGCATTCGCATGCGCTCGCTGTTCATGCCGGATGAATTCGCGGAGCAGGATAAACCTGCTTCGATGTACGCGAATGCTGGCCTCGATGCCCGAGGCATCGTTGCCGCTGTATTTCGCGCTCTGGGTCGAGAGATCCGCGCCGCTGGCCTTCACGCATGA
- the bchO gene encoding alpha/beta fold hydrolase BchO: MNAGLVWDRDGADWPNRNSSRFIRAAGLQWHVQIAGSGPVALLLHGTGASTHSWRRLMPILAGQFTVVAPDLPGHGFTSTPDAKGLSLAGMAREVSDLMRTLALQPDIIVGHSAGAAVGIRATIDHLLTPRAIISINGALLPFGSLVGQLFSPIARLLASAPMVPQIMAWRGQSRAAVERVLSGTGSKIAPRDLDYYARLFKSPSHVAGALGMMANWDLKQFADDLPKLDAKLVLIAATDDKTISPADAAKVALLVPHACVVSLGSAGHLAHEERPEEIAEITLAVSRGLD, translated from the coding sequence GTGAACGCCGGACTGGTTTGGGACCGCGACGGCGCCGATTGGCCAAACCGGAACTCGAGCCGGTTCATCAGAGCAGCCGGACTGCAATGGCATGTGCAGATTGCGGGCAGCGGCCCCGTCGCTCTTCTGTTGCATGGCACCGGCGCCTCGACACATTCATGGCGCCGCCTCATGCCTATCCTGGCTGGCCAATTCACCGTCGTTGCGCCGGATCTTCCGGGTCACGGCTTCACATCGACCCCTGACGCGAAGGGATTGTCTCTGGCAGGCATGGCGCGCGAAGTGAGCGACCTGATGCGGACGCTCGCTTTGCAGCCGGACATCATCGTCGGACACTCTGCGGGCGCCGCCGTTGGCATCCGCGCGACGATCGATCACCTGCTCACGCCCCGCGCAATCATCAGCATCAATGGCGCGTTACTGCCGTTCGGGAGTCTGGTCGGTCAGCTCTTCTCACCCATCGCCCGACTGCTCGCATCGGCACCGATGGTGCCGCAGATCATGGCGTGGCGCGGCCAGAGCCGGGCGGCTGTCGAACGCGTGCTCTCTGGAACGGGATCCAAAATCGCGCCGCGAGACCTCGATTACTATGCGCGCCTCTTCAAAAGCCCGAGCCACGTCGCAGGCGCCCTCGGCATGATGGCCAACTGGGATCTGAAGCAATTTGCGGATGACCTTCCTAAGCTCGACGCGAAGCTGGTTCTGATAGCCGCGACCGACGATAAGACTATTTCGCCGGCGGACGCAGCCAAGGTCGCACTGCTCGTCCCTCACGCCTGCGTCGTCTCCCTGGGAAGCGCCGGCCACCTGGCGCATGAGGAACGCCCCGAGGAAATCGCCGAAATTACTCTCGCGGTTTCCCGCGGCCTTGACTAA